In Rhodospirillales bacterium RIFCSPLOWO2_02_FULL_58_16, the genomic window TGCCGCTATCGCTGGACACGACACGCCCGGTCGATGCCGTGCTACTCTCTCATTCCCATCAGGACCATTGCGGACTACTTAGGGAGTTACCTGCGAGGTGGCCGGTCTACTGCGGGGCCGCATGCGAAAAGCTGGTGCGATTGACCGGTGGTATATTCGGCAATGCGCCGCCACAGCCGTTCACGGCCTGGGAAAGTGGCGCTCCCTTCAGTGTCGGCCCCTTCACCATTACTCCGCATCTGACCGATCACAGCGCGTTCGATGCTTTCATGCTGCTGATCGAGGTTCATGGAAAGCGCCTACTCTATTCCGGTGATTTTAGAATACATGGCCGCAAGGGGGCGCTGGTCCGCGCCATGATGGCTCGTCCGCCGGTCGATATAGATGCCCTGGTAATGGAGGGAACCAACTTGGGCAGCGACAAACCCTGTTCCAGCGAAAACGATATTGAGGCCCGGTTCACCGATCTGTTCAAGGCAACGGCGAACAGGGTGTTCGTGACATGGTCGGCGCAGAATATTGACCGCACGGTGACGCTGTACCGAGCTTGCCTCCGCACGGGGCGTACGCTGGTAGTCGATTTGTATACCGCCGAGGTTATGGATACGCTGGCGACATTCGGTCGATTGCCGCGACCGGGGTGGAAAAATCTCAAGGTAGTCATCACACATTCTTTCGCCAAGATGTACCGGAACACCGGAAGGGAAGCATTTGTCTCCCGGATGGCGAAGTTCGGCATCTCGGCGGATAAACTGGCCAAAACGTCCTCGCAGTGGGTGGTGATGACCCGGCCCTCACTGATACGGGACTATGAATTCAAGGGGGTTGCACCAACGCCGCAGGATGCGTGGTCATGGTCCATGTGGCATGGTTATCTGCTAAATGAGGACGGGCACAAGGTGCAAGCGTGGTTCGAAGGCGGCCAGTGTCCGGCAGCCCACATTCACACCTCGGGGCACGCCTCGCCCACCGATCTGCGCCTCTTTGCCCGCAAGATCAGCCCGAAGACATTGATCCCGGTTCATGGGGTGAATTGGGACAGCGAAGCGGACGGGTTCCCGCCCATCCGCAGGCTGGCCGATGGCGAGTCTGCGATCCTGTAAACGACGATCACACGATCAAAAATCTCCGTCTGCACATTGCAGACAGGTAATGCCTTCATCGCGCCACATCTGAACTACGGTATTTCTGTCCTCAACTGCTACCCATGGATGATATCCATCGTTTCTCATTTTCTGAAGAAGTTCACGTTTAACAATGACATCATCGCGACTGTCGCCCGTATTGCGAAGATAAAGAGCTTCATACGATATAGATTGGCGAGCAAGCCATTCGACCGTTTCCGGTCTGTGACTTTCTGGGCGGCCCGAGCATATGACGATTGCATGATCGTGTTTAAGAGTGTCGAGCAGCCTAACTACCGTCTTGATCGGCTGATCGTCACGCAGATTATCAAAAAATTTGTCCCAATCGGATTGAATCTTTATAGCGGAGATACGGCATTCAACATTCCGGAGTTTAGACGCACGAATCTCCACAATGACAATATCAGGTCCTGACAACTTCCGTATCGTGCCTGTGGACCCTTTCTTTACGGCCCCGACAGATTCCTGAAACGTCACATAGGCGCCCGTGAACGGAGAGCCATCTACAAAGTGAACTCGATGAGTAAGATCAGCCAATGTTCCATCAAGGTCGAATACAACGCAACTACCGCCGATCTGATGGCTTCCCCTGTGAATGCAAGCGAGCATTAATTAGAACAATCCAATGACTTTTGCAATAATTACAGCAATTGGCTGTCTATTACGATCATAGGTATTTGATGATTTTGCACCAGAATACGGCTTTACTTGGGTCGCAGTTACCTCCCACTTATTTGATGAATTTGCTCCGCTGTAAGGCGCGATAGATTTTCCGTCATATATCCATGTGTTAGAAGAACTTGACCCTGAATATGGCTTAAATTTCTTGCCATCAAATTCCCATTTATTCGAAGAATTTTGGAGGTATTTACCATCCCACGTCCACCCCTTCGGCAGTTCAATTGTATTACCCATGACAATCCTTTCATTTAATAGGCTCGTTGCAAACGTCCGGTGAATCTTTGTTAACCATGCTGTGATTAAGTAGAGGAAGGGTAAAGGGGGTTCTTCCGATGGCGAAGTTTAACAGCGCGTGGTTTATTGGCAAGAGGCAGTTCCGGCCTCTTACGGGTGTCGAGGCGTAGATGTTCCGTGTTTTGGTCGAGCGTCCGCGCCCATAAACTGGTCAGGCAGAATCTAGCCCTCGCCTTCCTTTATAACGGGATCGCGGCGCCGCTGGCGATGGCCGGGATGGTGACGCCGCTGATCGCCGCCGTCGCCATGTCGGCGTCGTCATTGATGGTGATCGCCAACGCCTTGCGTCTGAACGAAAGGCAGGCCTCGTGGATAAGATGATCGAGCGACGGCAGAAACACGAGTATATCAAACAATGATCACGATTGATTCCATAATCAAAGGGGATTAATTTATAGGAGGAGCACACGGAAACATGGCGGAAAGAGGCGGAAAACGCGGACTTTCTCCAATCTATTTGGAAGAAAGCGACGTTCCGGAACAACCAAACGTCATATACCTACGCAGCAATCGCCGGCGGCGAATTGTTTTCGGCTGGTATGGTGGAAAGTTTTCGCATCTTGATTGGCTTCTGCCTCTGCTTCCCCCATGCCATCACTATTGCGAGCCATTTGCCGGCTCCGGGGCTGTTTTGCTCAACCGGCAATCATCGCCCGTCGAAACCTATAATGACATTGACGGCGACGTGGCGAGCTTCTTTCGTGTGCTGCGAGATCAGCATGAGGAATTGATTAGGGCAATTGCATTGACCCCTTTTTCCCGCGAGGAATACCACAAAGCAATTCATGGACCGACCAACGGAATCAGCGAAGTTGAAAGAGCGCGGCGCTTTTATATCAAGGCCCGGCAGACTCGCACCGGTCTAGCTCAAACTGCGTCGCTTGGCCGGTGGGCGAATTGCAAGGACACTAGCCGCGCCGGAATGTCGGGCGTTGTATCGCGCTGGCTTGGCGGCATTGAAGCCCTCGACGGCATCGCTCAGCGGCTTATTCGTGTTCAAATCGAGAACCGCCCGGCTGTTGATATCATCCAGCTCTATGATAGCTTGGAAACTTTGTTCTATTGCGATCCGCCCTATCTTCATGCGACTCGTGGAGATTCCAAGGCCTACGGTTTTGAAATGGATGAGAGTCAGCACCACGAATTTGCGAAGGCCGCAAATCAATGTCGGGGAAAGATTGCCGTGTCCGGTTACGATCATCCGTTGATGGATGAGCTTTTCAAGTCGGGAAAATGGTTCAAGACGCATGGCGCGGATAAGACGATTCACTCCACGAAGGATAAGCGCCAAGAGGTTCTTTGGACTAACTACAATCCCAAAGGCAAAAAGGATTTGTTCGGATAATGAGCAACAGCCGATCACTTGACCAGATTTTGCAGTCTGTTCACAATCAGGCCGCTGCGTCGCTTGAAAAAACCGTTATCACAGATGCAAGCATTCGGGAGCGCGTCGATTATGTATGTCACTGCCCATCCAATCGCGCTGGCGTTCGCTTGCTCATGTCTTGCCTACTCGGCAATCTGGAAAACTCGGCAGTCGATCCGCGCAAGCCCTATACGGAGATTGGCACAGCCGATAGTTTTTCTGGACGTACACTTGATGAACGATACCTAACGTCCTTCATTAACAAGCATCGCCTGCCCTGCAATCCGACAACAGCCTTCCTCACACCCACGCTGCGGAACATCAATCACCCACTTATGCCCGATACCGAGCTAATCGGACGGCCCCGCGACCTTTATGTTAAGACGTTACAATTGCTGGACGACGTGGCGACCGGGCGGATCAAGGCCGAGTTGCTATTCGTCGAAACAGTCCGCGTCCTGCTTATCATACGGGACGAAAAACTAGCGCGGATGCAGTCGCTCATCAACTCGCTCGAATGCTCAGAAGATGCGTTGCCGTTATCATCGGAACAAATCGTTACTCTTATCGGTCAACACTTGGCTTGCAAGGGGGCAAGCCGCGTTCCGGTGCTGGTCGTGGCAGCCGCCTATAAGGCTGGCGGCGAGAAGATCGGTGAATCCGCCCGCCCTCTTCTCTCTCACAATGCCGCCGACTTGCAGACCAAGGCAATCGGCGATGTAGAGGTTTACATGATCGGTGAGGACGCAATAGTCACCGCTTACGAAATGAAAATGAAGTTGGTAACGGTCGAAGATATCAATGCGGCTCTTACAAAAATCGCCCGGTCCATGGAACCAGTTCACAACTACATTTTCATCACGACGGATAAGATCGACCCCGCCGTTGTCGAATATGCCGCAAAATTCTATGAAGAACTTGGCGGCGTTGAAATCTCAATCCTTGACTGCATCGGATTCCTGCGTCACTTCCTGCACTTTTTTCATCGGTTGCGTACGGTTTACCTTGACGTATATCAGGCCCTCGTGCTGGCAGAGCCTGATTCAGCCGTCAGCGGCACTCTGAAAGAGGCATTTCTGGCATTGCGGCAGGCCGCCGAGAGCGGCGACTAAAAAGTTCCATCAATGCTCAAAAAAATCATCGCCATCAAG contains:
- a CDS encoding MBL fold metallo-hydrolase, with the translated sequence MAKVCLTIHRSAHEIGGNCIELATSDGHRIIMDAGRPLDAPEDVKAGLLPLSLDTTRPVDAVLLSHSHQDHCGLLRELPARWPVYCGAACEKLVRLTGGIFGNAPPQPFTAWESGAPFSVGPFTITPHLTDHSAFDAFMLLIEVHGKRLLYSGDFRIHGRKGALVRAMMARPPVDIDALVMEGTNLGSDKPCSSENDIEARFTDLFKATANRVFVTWSAQNIDRTVTLYRACLRTGRTLVVDLYTAEVMDTLATFGRLPRPGWKNLKVVITHSFAKMYRNTGREAFVSRMAKFGISADKLAKTSSQWVVMTRPSLIRDYEFKGVAPTPQDAWSWSMWHGYLLNEDGHKVQAWFEGGQCPAAHIHTSGHASPTDLRLFARKISPKTLIPVHGVNWDSEADGFPPIRRLADGESAIL
- a CDS encoding DNA methyltransferase; the protein is MYLRSNRRRRIVFGWYGGKFSHLDWLLPLLPPCHHYCEPFAGSGAVLLNRQSSPVETYNDIDGDVASFFRVLRDQHEELIRAIALTPFSREEYHKAIHGPTNGISEVERARRFYIKARQTRTGLAQTASLGRWANCKDTSRAGMSGVVSRWLGGIEALDGIAQRLIRVQIENRPAVDIIQLYDSLETLFYCDPPYLHATRGDSKAYGFEMDESQHHEFAKAANQCRGKIAVSGYDHPLMDELFKSGKWFKTHGADKTIHSTKDKRQEVLWTNYNPKGKKDLFG
- a CDS encoding DNA methyltransferase; the encoded protein is MSNSRSLDQILQSVHNQAAASLEKTVITDASIRERVDYVCHCPSNRAGVRLLMSCLLGNLENSAVDPRKPYTEIGTADSFSGRTLDERYLTSFINKHRLPCNPTTAFLTPTLRNINHPLMPDTELIGRPRDLYVKTLQLLDDVATGRIKAELLFVETVRVLLIIRDEKLARMQSLINSLECSEDALPLSSEQIVTLIGQHLACKGASRVPVLVVAAAYKAGGEKIGESARPLLSHNAADLQTKAIGDVEVYMIGEDAIVTAYEMKMKLVTVEDINAALTKIARSMEPVHNYIFITTDKIDPAVVEYAAKFYEELGGVEISILDCIGFLRHFLHFFHRLRTVYLDVYQALVLAEPDSAVSGTLKEAFLALRQAAESGD